The genome window TTCATTACCGTACGATGAATATTGCGTGTAGGGTCTTCTTCTCCGAATGACAGCCTGCAATTGCAAAAGCTTCATCAGGCGGTACGCACGCTTGTGATTTACGTGTATTCCGTATTTTCGCTTCAAAAGAATCCGCATTCTTCGGTATCCGTATATCCCTTTCAGCCTGTGGTACTCCAATGAAAGGATCTGTTTGATTTCATGATCATTACCTTCTTTGGCCGGCATTGACCGTTGATCTTTCAAACCTTCCGCAGCATAGGCTTTTAGCCATCTTCTCACATACGAATGGGATGGCAATCCCAATTCCTTGGCGATGGTTTCCACGCCCTTGTGTTCTTCATGATACATTTTGACTGCTTTCAACTTAAACTCCTGACTGAACGAACGGAACTTTTGCCCCTTTTTGGCCATGAAAAGCCCCCCTTTTAAGTAGATTTACGCACACTTTTTATTGCGTGTCTACTTTAAGGGGGGCACTTCAAAAACCCCGGCTTTTAGCACTTTCACAGCCCCAAAATTTTGGCCTCTGACGGGCCTAAATCAAAAATCCAATCTCCTCCATATCCGCCTGGTCAACCCGTATTTTCGTGCTTATAGCGAGCTCTTTGATCGGACGAAGCGTGAGCAGGTACTCAACCACCTTTTCAGCGTTTCTAGCAATGAAAGGTGACTTCCCGTCCATCGTCACGATCCACCCAAGCTCAGTGCCAACGATAGTGCGTCCCACATCAATCCGAGCGGACGAACGGGATAAAGGAAAGATCAAAAGATCGTCAGCCTCCAGGGTCTCCAGCTTCCTTAACAGTTGATGTTGATCCATTCTGTACTGCCTCCCATTCTTCATGGTAACTGTTCGCAGGCGATACCATCATGATCACCATCCAGCTTGTATGGATCACCGGGTTGATGGATTTCAAAAAACCACTGCGCTTCTTCCTTTGTTTTGAAATCGGTACAATCTACGTCACCGACGGGTTTTTTCACTGGAGCAGGGAGTATACTTGCACACCATTTTCCGGGGTCAAATCCGTCATCAGTGACATACCCAGGACAATGCCAGATACCAATGTGCTTCGTTCGGGCGACGTTCTCCGCTTTCCGAAACTCAGCAAGGTGCCGACGGCTTTCATATATGTAACCAACGCGGGCAAGACCTCGTTTCAATAATTCCTCTTGAACACTTTTCCCGTCGGCGTAGACGTAAGCAAGCATACGGTTGTATTTGTCACGCTTTTCAACGTCAAACTCCAAGGTGATGTGCTTTGCATGGGTCAGTAGGTTTTTGGTAAATGCACTTGCTTCAGGTCCCAGTGGTTGCTTTCCTAACTTCGGGTGATGCGTCTCAGGTGTATCGATAAGAAGAAACCGAACCGTTTCCACTTTCCCGTCAATCTTAAACTGTGCGGTGTCACCGTCCACTGCCTCCACTAATTGTACAGATTGAAACTGTTTGGGAGAGGCAGAATCAGCGGCATTTTTTTGACCAACACAGCCCGTCAAAACGAGCATGACCGACAATATCAAGGTAAATAATTTCTTCATTCCACAGCCCTCCCTCCCTATGATTTCTTTTTGGTGTCGAAAAACACCTTTTGATTGGTAGTAAGGAATTACCGCTTATAAAACGAACATATATTCCCATAATATAATTATGGGGTGGTTCAAGTGAAGTGGTTAGATCGCGGCAAACCCATCAAGTTAAGCTGATACAAAAAAGATGAATGGATATTACTTTTATAAAAGTTTAATTTATACAGTAGTTGAATGTGCCGAACAAACCGGAGGGTATATTGTTTTTTTAATCAAGCAGCTTTGACGGTCTTTTTAGTATAATCGTATACGACACCCAGAATATCAAAAACTGTTTTTTTCTTATAGCGGTGAGATTTTCGCCCATTCTTTTCTATTAAATAGAAGAGGCGAATCAGAATCTTTGATAACTCTTGGGTGTTTTCTTGTATCGACTGATGAATCAATAAAAAATAGCTTTGAATCATATAGAAGGCCTTGTATTCACTCAACTCTTTACGCTTCTTGCGAAGCAAGAGTTCTCTCATGCGAAACATGGTAGAAGAGCATAAGAAGATAGCGATCAGCTGACCATAGAGATAGCATTCCATTTGTTCATTTTTAATGTCTTTACAGTGATCGATCTTGAAAATCGATTTCCAAGTTTTAAACAGAATCTCGACCTGCCATCTCAGCGAGTATAGGTCATGAACTTGTTCCTTCGGAACAAGTTCCCAAGGGATGTTGGTGATATATGTATTGATTTCAGTCAAACGTTTGCTACGCTCTGAGTATGTCATTCCTTTTTTCTTCTCTTTATAGGCTTGGTCCTTTCTTCTTTTCTTGACTTGTTCTTCCGTTAGTCGATAGAGGATGACTCTAGCAGGTAGTTTCTTGTCCCTGCCGATATAAGCATTTGGAATCTCCAGTGTTTCACCTGGTTGCATGTCATTCATGATCTCTTCTAAATCTAGTAGGATATATTCCGTTTGTTTCTTGATCGATCCATCTTTAAAATACTCGGGAGCTGGATTCTTTTTGTATATCTTGTTATTGAGCTTTAGACGGGACACATAGAAAACACCCCTTTGATCCATCTGATCCAGATCCACGAGTGAGAAGTATCCTAAGTCACGGATACATAGGTCACCAGGTCTAAGAGTATCTAGGCAAGTTGTACCAAAAGTTTTATCATTATTTTTTCCAGGTTCCACTTGAAGATTCAGAAACTGACCACTGTGTAACTCATATTCCAATTGAATTTTGACACCTGCTGTATGACCACAACCTCCTGCTCCTGGATAATCTTCCTTAAACGAATCTGGTATTTGAAAGGTCGTCGAATCAAGAATGCGGATACGCTGAAACAGTGATAAAAGCTTGCTTGAAATGGGGGTTATTGATCCTATTTCTGATTTCAACAAAAGAGTAAACAGGCTTTGAAGAAATTTCACTGCATGACTATTGAAACGTTGATTGAGCCCTTCAGGGCTCATCAGTACTCCATTCGAAGCTTCTAGTTGACTACATAGTTTGTTTAGGGAAGTGCTAGCAATATTTCGACTCACCCAAACACACAAAGTCACTAAGTCTATTGCACGGTATTTACTCTTCCTTTGAACGAATCCCTTTTCTTTTGCCAACTGCTCAAGAGCAGCTGATGATAAATGTTTTTGTAATTCTTCCGCAAATAGGTTTAGTTCATGTTGAATCGGAAGATTCATTGCGAAACGCCATCCTTTCCTATATTCCTATAGAAAGAATAGCGTTTTTCTGATGTTAAGACTATTCTATTTTCTTGGCTTGATGGCGATGGGGTATGGCAACCAAAAGCGAAATATAGGGCCAGATGCAAGGCAGCCCCTCAGCGTCTTCACTTTTCCTCTACTGGGATTATTGTCCCAGGATTCTGTTTATCGCCGTGAATTTATTTCAGGATTGTCCGTATGACCGCTTAGCCGGCCAAGATCCTTGAAGTTTGCAGATTTGTATGATTTGTCCGGTGTGATACGCATCGTGAAGAATGAGACTGTATAACCACATGCCGACAGGGTGTTTCGAAACTTCGCGCTCCAAGTCGTAATCGCTGTACCCAGCAATGATGTTGCGAATCGATTGATGTACGTCGTCCAGTTTCTTAACAGATTCTTCCCAAGCGGACGGTTCCACGGAAGTGACGGCAAATGTGTCGTCGTTTGTCAAACCTTGAGGATACTCGGTTTCTTCACCCGTTAGAAACTTCAGGAACCATTCCTTGTAAAACGTCAAATGGCGAACGTTCTCCCAGATCGTATGGATCGGCGCGCTTTCAGGCTTCCAATTCGCTTGCTCCGCCGTAACGCCTTTGAGCGTATCGGCCAACGGCGGATACCAGTCTTCTTTGTCGTAACCAATTTCCCATCCGTGCAGTAAAAATGCTTTCTTGTCCATACGATTCCTCCTGAAATAAAAATATGTAACGACTAAAAATTAAATTGATAGTTACAACATAGTATCACATGCGGCCAGAAGGAGTACCCACCGATAAATGTACTCAGATATAGAAAAGTTTATGTCCTAAAATTACATGTATCTCCCCCGAACCCCTATAGAGGCTCAGAATAATTATTTTTGTTTTTTATCTAACTCCCGTGCTGGGGTAGTACCCATGCCCATCAAGCTAAGCAAAATGGATACCCCCAAAACGAGAAAATGAGCTTCTTTGTTACAAGAAAGCCCAAAATTTCGTTCTGGGGGTACTATAAAACTTTAACTTGATAGGCATGGGGTAGAAGGAGCGAACGCCGATTTTGGGGCCATCTATACAAAAAGTGGAATTTCAGCCATGAAAAGTGCCGAAAAACATTATGGAAGTGGAACTTCACCCCTTTTTGAGTCCTTCACCTAACCAAATTAAGGGTGTTTGACTCAGCAACCAGGTAGATAAGTTCCGACTCCTATACTTCTAGTTACCGTTTTCCAGTTGCTAGGGAGATGATACCAAAATCGACGGATGCTCCTTCTACCCCAATATATGCCAGGAGCCGCCTCTTGTTGTACAAACAGTCCCTGGTCGTTCAATCATTCCAGATCCCCAAAATCATCATTTTCCCCACGATGTTGTGCCATCAACATCTCATATTTCCGCTTTTCTTTTTCATCACCCAGCAAAATGGCAACCAAATCAACACCGGATGTCTTAACTATTTTTTGCCGAACCCTATCTTCAATTCGGCGTCTCCTTATTTTGCTGGTTATTTCCCTATTCACTTTTTTCCTCGCTATATTTGACAAGGCAATCAATTTACCCATAATATCCCGTGCAAGGCCAAAATGGTCCTTACGCACGTACATAGTCCGAGGCAGCCCCTTGACGGAGGTACGAAATGCGGTAACCAACCCGCGTATATCAGTGTGCTAACCGTTGACGAACCTTGCCTTCGGGCCGGGCTTTCAACCTCACCACGACACGGGGCTTGACAGGTGTCGTTCATATCAAGACAGGTTTCCGGACCTTCCATAAAAATGGATTTTCGGCCGTGAGCGGTGATTTTTTGTTTTTTGGAGACCTTCAAAAACACGCCCCTATTTCCAGTTATGATGTAGGCTTCAATCCTCGTTTTTCTCGGTATTGCTGTTTTCCGCAACTCAATAATGCAGAAAAACGCGGCGCTCCGATATACCGCGTTTTGCATAAAAATGCAGGATTGGACAGGTGTCACTGTTGAACATAAGCCCCCGTTTGTCCAATATGATGCCTTCTAAACGCCTATGGAAAAATGGAACTGGCAGAACATGCCGTTCCGACGGGATAACGATGGGGAAGCCCTGTTTGGTTCGATTCCTCCAATTTGCACTCTTGCTTACTTTAATATTCTCCCTTAATTACAAAAAATGAGCCACGAATTGTTCCAGCTAGTTTAGACTTCTGCCTAGCAAACTTAAATTTCCCTTCTAATTCCTTTGGTACCTCCATCCCCTCAGAAAGCTTAAAACCAACGGCCCGCTTCTTAGGGTCATCAACCGAATACATGACGTTGACC of Polycladomyces subterraneus contains these proteins:
- a CDS encoding IS3 family transposase → MAKKGQKFRSFSQEFKLKAVKMYHEEHKGVETIAKELGLPSHSYVRRWLKAYAAEGLKDQRSMPAKEGNDHEIKQILSLEYHRLKGIYGYRRMRILLKRKYGIHVNHKRAYRLMKLLQLQAVIRRRRPYTQYSSYGNE
- a CDS encoding thermonuclease family protein, which codes for MKKLFTLILSVMLVLTGCVGQKNAADSASPKQFQSVQLVEAVDGDTAQFKIDGKVETVRFLLIDTPETHHPKLGKQPLGPEASAFTKNLLTHAKHITLEFDVEKRDKYNRMLAYVYADGKSVQEELLKRGLARVGYIYESRRHLAEFRKAENVARTKHIGIWHCPGYVTDDGFDPGKWCASILPAPVKKPVGDVDCTDFKTKEEAQWFFEIHQPGDPYKLDGDHDGIACEQLP
- a CDS encoding IS4 family transposase translates to MNLPIQHELNLFAEELQKHLSSAALEQLAKEKGFVQRKSKYRAIDLVTLCVWVSRNIASTSLNKLCSQLEASNGVLMSPEGLNQRFNSHAVKFLQSLFTLLLKSEIGSITPISSKLLSLFQRIRILDSTTFQIPDSFKEDYPGAGGCGHTAGVKIQLEYELHSGQFLNLQVEPGKNNDKTFGTTCLDTLRPGDLCIRDLGYFSLVDLDQMDQRGVFYVSRLKLNNKIYKKNPAPEYFKDGSIKKQTEYILLDLEEIMNDMQPGETLEIPNAYIGRDKKLPARVILYRLTEEQVKKRRKDQAYKEKKKGMTYSERSKRLTEINTYITNIPWELVPKEQVHDLYSLRWQVEILFKTWKSIFKIDHCKDIKNEQMECYLYGQLIAIFLCSSTMFRMRELLLRKKRKELSEYKAFYMIQSYFLLIHQSIQENTQELSKILIRLFYLIEKNGRKSHRYKKKTVFDILGVVYDYTKKTVKAA
- a CDS encoding DinB family protein, with amino-acid sequence MDKKAFLLHGWEIGYDKEDWYPPLADTLKGVTAEQANWKPESAPIHTIWENVRHLTFYKEWFLKFLTGEETEYPQGLTNDDTFAVTSVEPSAWEESVKKLDDVHQSIRNIIAGYSDYDLEREVSKHPVGMWLYSLILHDAYHTGQIIQICKLQGSWPAKRSYGQS